The DNA sequence GTCTTTACGGTATCGCGATTGCAGCGGTAGGAATGCTTTCCAATACGGGTATCCAGTTGGCCGTAGATGCTTACGGACCAGTATCTGACAATGCTGGTGGTATTGCCGAAATGGCAGATCTTCCTAAGGAAGTACGAGGCCGTACGGATAAGCTGGATGCGGTAGGTAACACTACTGCGGCGATTGGTAAAGGTTTTGCTATCGGTTCTGCGGCTCTTACGGCACTGGCACTGTTTGCGGCCTTCATCACTGCTTATAACCTCAGCCACCCTGATGCTCAGCTGACTAATGGTATCGACCTGACCAGCCCTTACGTCATGGCTGCTTTGTTTGTTGGGGGTATGCTGCCTTTCTTGTTCTCTGCCCTCTCTATGGGAGCTGTTGGCCGTGCGGCAATGGACATGATCCAGGAAGTACGTCGCCAGTTTGCCAATATTCCTGAATTGAAAGCTGCACTTGCCGTAATGCGGAAAAATGATGGTGCTGACTACAAAGATTGGAACAAAGCGGATCAGGATACTTTCGACGCTGCCGACGGCAAAGCGGAATACGACAAGTGTGTAGAGATTTCTACTGCTGCTTCGATTCGCGAAATGGTACGCCCCGGTTTGTTGGCAGTACTTGCCCCTGTGGTGGTAGGTCTTACGCCTGGTTTATTAGGCATTGGCTCTGGTAGCTTATTGGGTGCCCAAATGCTGGGTGGTCTACTCGCCGGTGTAACCGTTACCGGTGTACTCATGGCCATCTTCCAGTCTAATGCTGGTGGTGCCTGGGACAACGCCAAGAAGATGTTCGAAGAAGGCGTTAGCATCAATGGCGTTATGCACTACAAAGGTTCTGACGCACACAAAGCAACCGTAGTAGGGGATACTGTAGGTGATCCGTTCAAGGATACTTCTGGTCCTTCCCTCAACATCCTGCTGAAGTTGATGTCAGTAGTCGCGTTGGTCATTGCACCAATGTTGTAAAGGTATTTGGTACGAGGTTTGGACTTTGGAAGGCTTTAGCCAGAAAAAGGAATAAAGTTGGTAGTGGGGTGTTAACTTAGAGTATGAAAAAAAGACCCACCCCCTCTACCAACAGCTTATGGCTACAGCCCTACCTAGAAGGAGAGCTTTGGCAAATCTTATACTGAGCCTATCGAGCAATACTCATTATGATAGTATCGCTGAGCTGAGTTTAAATCCTGTTTATCAGCATCAATATGCCAGTCTTTATGACGTATTTGATGAGTTATCCAAAGATGAAGAATCTTTTTCATGTTTGCAAAAACTTGTGAGTCAATTTGTCTTTAAAGAGTTAGGTCAGATAGTAAAAGGAATTGGTGATAGTTCATTGCCCTTGGTCGTAAGTACTGACGTGACGCCGTGTGAATACACTCATGCCCAGAGCTTACCTGATCGTCAGGCCATTGTTCTACCTAATGGAGCCGGCCAATCCCGGACTAATTTAGGTGTGGGCTATAATTTGAGTTCCCTGAACTTGTCTTCCTTTAGTGGTTCATGGAGTTTGCCCTTGGATCTGCGGCGGGTAAGGCTTGATCAGACGGCCTCCCAATGCGCTCAAGAGCAGTTGACTGGACTGTTAAGCGATCATGAGGGCATCATTGATAACACCCGTTTGGTGATCCATTGTGCCGACAGTGCCTATGGGAATAGTGCTTTTCTAGCTCAACCCTATAAGGATCACCCCAATCTAGTGAATATCGTTCGACTAAAGCATGGCTCCAAGGTCTTTAAGCAGTATGAGCGGACAGCTAGTTCAAACCCATTGCAATACTTTGGCGAGCAGAGCTATTTGATTATGGACTCGGATACCAAATCATATAAACAAAAGAATAGTAAGCAATTTTATGACGTAGAACGTAAGGCCATCAGTGAGACGCAAGCCGATGAGTCTATTGTGGTGGAAGAAATCATGGGACGTCAGTCCCGTCCAGTAATGGTTACTATTGAACGGTGGAATAATTACCTGTTACGCTCTAAGAGTGGTCAGTCGATGAAAGAACATCCCATTGATTTGCTACGTATTCGGTGTATTGATAAGAGCACAGGGAAGCCGGTTTTTAAACGAGAACTTTATCTGGCTATCAGTGGTGAGCGTAAAACAGAAGTGAGTAGCATCATGGGCAGACAGTACTACCGCTCGCGTCAAGATATTGAAGCCTTTTTCCGAACGGCAAAACAACACTTTCTACTAACTAGATTTGCCACCTCGGTACAGCAACACTTGGATAACTTTCTTCAAGTTGTTATCTTGGCTAGTTATGTGGCATTTTTGAATGCCGATCAAGTAGACAATCAACCTATTCACCCATGGGAACGATATCAGCCAAAAAAGAAAAAAATAAACGGGCGGGTGACCATGACACAGTCTATCCGCAAAGCCCAAGCCTACTATTGTACTTTGGACTTAAGTGACCTAAGCCCTCCAAAGTCGAAGGGAGGAATAGGAAGACAAAAAGGACATCAACTTACCCCTAAAACAACGTATAAAGTGGCTCGTAAACCCAAAAAATGAGCTTACGAGCCACTTAATCTACATCGCAGGGCAGTTTTAGGAACGATTTTCTGAATCTTGAAACATTCGGAAAGCTAAAGCCTTCCAAAGTCCAAACTTGGTATTAGAGATAAAACGATCCCGAGGACGGCAGCTGCTATCTTCGGGATCGTTGTTTTTAAACGCTATATGCCTATGTGGTAAACCCTAGTCCTCCCTCCTCTTCTCAAAATACCGATCCGTCAATTTCTTGATCGTCCCCGATAGCAATACCAGCGCCAATACGTTGGGGATCGTCACAAAGGCTAGCACCAAATCACCTAAGCCCCAGATAACGTTGAGTGCCGTGATCGCCCCCACAAAATGCATGATCACATAAATCACCTTGTAAGGCATGATCCCTCGCTCGCCAAAAAGATAATGCACACAACGGTCGCCGTAATAGCTCCAGGAAATAGAGGTCGAAATACCGAAAAGAAACACACACAAGCCTACAATCACACTGCCCGTAGTTCCCAAAACCGAAACGTAAGCCAAGCGAGTGAGCGGCGCACCATTCTCCACGGCCTGCCCGTAGAGTTCCGTTCTCTTTTCTCCATTACTCAAATAGGCTAGGCCTTCTGCGGTAGAGATGGTACCCGTGAAGGGCGTTTGTTGCTCCATGTCTACATAAAGCCGTGCCACTGCTACTTCGTGCCAGGCCAGTTGGTAAGCTTGTTCTTCTTTGGGGACGCCATCTTCGTAAGCTAATTCTTCCATTATGGCTTGTTCTTCCGCCGATAAGGCAAGCCCCTCCGTATTGACAATGCTCATATCACCACCACTCAACGCCAACGTAGTGGGAGTTGTGACCGACCATACACCCGTTGAAATAATCACCAAACCCGTAATCGTACAAATCACAAGCGTATCAATAAAAGGCTCAATCAAGGCAACCACTCCCTCAGAAGCAGGCTCTTGGGTCTTGGCCGCCGAATGCGCAATCGGTGCCGAGCCCTGCCCCGCCTCATTCGAGAACAACCCTCGCCGGATGCCCCACATCATGGTTTGCAAAAATACGCCTACTCCCGTACCAGCCACTCCGGCGGTAGGGTTGAACGCCTCGGTGAAGATCAACTGAAACGCAGGGAGAATACTCTCCGCATGAATAAAGAGCACCGCCAAGCCACCGCCCACATAAAGCAGCGCCATCACCGGGGCAATGATGCTCGTAACCTTACCAATACGCTGAATGCCCCCTAGAATAACCACCCCCACCAGTATACTACTGAGGAGTCCCGTCCAGGCCGGCGCAACGCCAAGCTCGGTCTGCGCCAAATCCGCAATAGAATTGGCCTGAATGGCATTTCCCGAAAGGAAGGCCGTCAGCATCAAGGCACCAGCGACCAGCATGGCCACGGGTTTCCAGCGCGGCCCCAAGCCTTTTTCGATGTAATACATAGGGCCACCTGCGATATTACCTTTAGCGTCCACTTCGCGAAAGTGCTGAGCCAGGGTTACTTCGCCATATTTGGTGGCCATACCCAGCACGGCGGTCACCCACATCCAGAACAGTGCCCCCGGTCCACCCCAGTGAATAGCGATCGCGACCCCAGCGATATTACCAATCCCCACCGTGGCCGACAAAGCCGTCGTGAGCGCCTGAAAATGACTGACATCACCAGGATCATCCGCATCGTCGTACTTGCCACTGGCCACAGCCACCCCGTGAGCAAAGCGCCGAAACTGAATCAGCCCCAGCCTAATCGTAAGCCACAGGCCCGTACCCAATAACATGGTGATCATTACCGGCTGCAAAACCGCATCCAGCATTTCTTTGAGTTGTTGTAAGTCCATTTTTTTGCTGGCAATATCCCGTAGCCAGCGGGCAGAAATGGGCTTTCTCAGAAATGATCAGAGAGGATGTCAGAAAGAAATTGGGATTTGTCAGTAGGTGTCGGTAGTGAGTTTTGAGTAGAAATCGTCTATTGATGGAGATATATTGGTGCTATTGAAGGAAATACAGTACTTCTTCGCTTAAAAAAACATCAACGTGCTTTAGCTTTTTTTTAATCTCATATATTTTCTCTGAACCCATCCTCAATTTGATGATTACCTTCCAGCCTGCAGGAACTTCAGTAAACTCCTTCCCATATTGTTGTGTAACAAAAATTAATTTAGCATTTATATCCTCAATTATAAATGCGGAATCTATTGATTTTAAATCCTTGAATACATGACCTGTAGGTATAGTCTCCTCTGCAAAAGAAGTTACTAAAAATAGCTCATTTTCTAGGAGTTGATTAAGTCCAAGTATTGAACAAAGTTTTTCTGATGCGATTCCTTCAATAGTAATTAAGGGATTCTTCTGACTAGTCATTTTATTCTTTAGAGTTGTTTGAGGTGAGCTCGGATTCTCTTGATCGCGCAATTACTAGGCTAGGTTATTTCCCATTGATTACGATCATCTACCGGGTCTGGAAGTCTTGCCTCAAGCCATTCTGCTGTTAGCATTGGAGTGAAATTTTTATTAGTATTTTCAATTACCCATGACAAAAAGACCTGAGGCCCTCCATTCAGATAAGGTGGAGGAGAAACTGGATAAAACAAACTAGGCAAAGGTTCTTCCGTCGAAAGATAATTAAGAACATGACCAAGTTCTTGAACTACATTCCATGAAAGTGGATCAGCTGTTTCGATGGAGAACTTTACCCACCATAAGTTATCCTTAACGCCGAAAGACATCTCGTTTCTAACCGCAGGAGTTCTTTTTAAAAAAGCCAATAATGGTTCGAAATCTTTTCCTGACATATTTTTTTATTAAAGCAGTACGAGGATGATAGACTGACCCCCCCACTCTTTTTATCACATAGCCACAGAGAAAGCACTTCCAATGATACGTACTCAGTAGCTGATCTGGTGGACTAGGAGTAAGGAAATACAATTCCTGGAAATTCGTATTTGTTTAACTCAGTATTATACAAAGGATTTATCGATTCAATATCCTCTAGCTCTAACTCACTTTCAAGCCATTTAATTACCGCTACGTATATACCCTCTAACTGGTAGTCACACAGATTAAACTTTATAGCATCTAGATTAAATAAGATACCGGTTTCGCCAACAGATGCAACTTTCGTTGAAATAACTTCCTTTTTAAGTAGGATTGCGTGTCGTACGAAACGGGATTCAGGCTCTGAAAGAAAAGATTTGAGTTGATCTGAAAATTTAAGAGATATGGTAATTCCTTTCCATGCCCCGATAATATTCTTGCTAGACGGTGATGATTCGAAAAACACGATGTCTCCTATTATATCAATAGCGATACCCCAGGACGCTTTCAATAACCTATATTCAAATGTTTTGCTCATCATTTTCGAACTTCAGTTTAGCCACTGTATCGCTGAAAGAGTACTTCCATTTCTCTTCGAGATCGTTTTTCAAACCTCTAATAACCCAAAAAGACCTATATATTAAAACCTACCCAACAACCTCCTCCACCCCCAACCGCAACCGAATATGTCGCTGCTTACCATACTCAAAAAGGCGGTCCTTGAGCCATAGCTTATGTTCATCATTGGCGTCGGGGATAGCTTGCAGGATGTTGCCCAGCAGGCGATTGATCTCGTTGTAATCTTTGATATCGTAATGTTTGCCGTTGCTCGACTTGGGCTGAATTTCTAACCAGCCCTCTTGAGGGGATTCCTTTCTACTTTCGGCAAACGTTTGTAGCAAGGCATAATTTTTTTCGGTGAGCAGCAGGCGTTGCCCCTTCAAGTAAGGCGGGAGATAGAGAATAACTTCGTACAGCCATTTGCTCCCTTCTTTTCTTTGATTAAACAACAAAAAGCCAGTGGTATGGGCTTCTTTTGCCGTCGTTTTTGCCAACTCTTCCACCCAGCTCAGGGCCAGGGCAAAAAATAGGGTGATCAGTATGCTTTTGAAGGTACCATTGAGGAGCATCTTGTAAAAGGGTGCATCCGTGAGCTTAAAGATTTGCGCCAATAAGGTGAAAGCGATGGAAAACACCGCTAGGTAAGCCAAAAGCCTCAGACCTCGTTTCTCAAAAGAATTCCAAAAAGTAAGGCCCAAAAAGAAAAGGGTAAATACCGCAAAAGCAAGGTCAATCGTGTAGATAAACTCGGCTTTGACCGGCACAATCCAACCCGCCAGCATCAGGAAGGTAAGGATACTGGCAAAGGTAAAACTGACGCCCACTAAAATCCGCCACGAATCAGATTGAACAACGGGCTTTATCAAACGTGGCAAGTGCCGAAAACGAGGCAAGGCCAGTAAAATAAAAGCACTGTTGAAAATAGACAACATACTTTTCCAGCCCTCAAACCGCAGGTGGTTGGCAGCACTTCCGGCAATGGTCTGTGCCTGTGCCACCTCTACCCAACCCGACATGCCCCAAACCAGCACCGAAATCGATAGCCATAAAAGGCCAGGATCGCGTTGTCGCAAATCACTGCTGCGGGTAACATGGTGCCAGATAGCCAACAAAGCTACCCCAGCGAACGTACAAACACCGATCTGTCCGTAACCGTAAAATAATTGCAGCAAAGCTTCTTGCGTCATGATTCTGACCTTGAGGTAGTCTGCCTAAAGGTACGATATTAAGGTATACCGTCTTAATTTCAAAGGCTACTCCCGGTAGTCCAGCGGTGGTTCTCGATCACCGAGCAATGATTCGTACTTAAAATCTTTTCCCGTCCGTTGGGTGAGTTCTTGCTTGGCCTGCTCACACAAATCGGGATTTAGAAAAAGTTGCATAGCGGTGAGACTTATGGTTTTGGCCGCTACCAGCATCCCCTTGTGTCCAATACTGGTTCCCCCACAGGCAACGGCTTGCCACGAGTGTGCTGAAGTACCTGGCACCCAGGTAGCCGTGCGCAACCCCGTAGTCGGCGTTACCCAGCTCACATCGCCAACATCGGTAGAGGCGGGATAAACACTGGGTTCGGCCGTAAAAGGAGCGACTTCTATCGCTTGGGCCAGAGGTACTTCTGGTCGACCGAGCGTCTGCCAGATGCTATCAGCAAAGGCTTGTTCTTCTTTATTGTAGCTTACGCCTCCTACCCGCTGCAAGCTAGCGTACATGATTTCCGCCAGTGTTTTATTAGGCAACAAATTGTACGAACCGTGGATGATTTCATACTCCATCCTCGTTGCTGTCCCGATAGCGGCCCCTTCGGCAGCCTTGACCAAGCGCTGAAAAAGCTGTTTCACTTCGGCCCGGTCAGGATGCCGTACATAGTAAAACGCTTCTGCGAAAGCTGGCACCACATTTGGAGCTTCTCCTCCACGGGTAATGACATAGTGAATACGAGTCTTTTCACTTACGTGTTCACGCATCATGTTCACCATATAATTCATGGCCTCCACGCCATCTAGCGCAGAGCGTCCTCGTTCAGGTGCTGCCGCTGCGTGGGATGCTTTTCCATAAAAGCGAAATTTAGCCGACATATTGGCCAAGGTCGACCCAGGGTCTGCACTGTTGCCATCGCCGGGATGCCAGTGTAATACTGCATCAACATCCGCAAAAAGGCCTGCACGGGTCATGTACACTTTTCCTGCACCTCCCTCTTCTGCTGGGGTACCATAAAAGCGGATGGTGCCCGCCTGACCACTATCTTTCAGCCAATCTTTCACCGCGATAGCCGCAGCTACAGAAGCGGTACCAAATAGATGATGCCCGCAAGCATGCCCGTTGGGAGCATTTTCCCGCGCCAATGGATAAGGCACAGCTGCTTGGGAAACGCCGGGCAAGGCATCAAATTCACCCAAAACACCAATGACCGGAGAACCACTACCATAGCTGGCAACAAATGCGGTAGGGATATCCGCAACCCCTTGTTCTATCTTAAATCCAGCTTTTGCGAGCTCCTCCTGGAGCAAAGCACTGCTTTTTTCTTCCTGATAACCCAGTTCAGCCCAAGTCCATATTTGTTGAGCAACAGCATTATAGTGAGGAGCCTTTTCTTCCAGTTGACGCAACAACTGTTGTTCGGAGGGAGAAAAATTGGTCTGAGCGAATCCCACTACCGTGGAATAAAACATCAAGAAAAGGAGAGGTGGCCAGAATGATTGCATATCTTTTTCATCTAAAGATAAGCGATATATTTTATCCCTATGCCCGCTGCTTCCCTTTGAAAAAGTACAGGAAACCAAAGGCTACCGCTACGCCAAACCAAGTAGGCAACAACCAAATTTGCGTCCAATTATGAGAATGATCGGCCAAGGTATGCGCACTCACTGTTTGTCCGGCAATGGTAGAGCCAATAAAGACCCCAATGCCTAAAGTCAGCAAGGAGTAGAAGCCCTGCCCGGTGCCTCGCAGATGGACAGGCACTCGTGTATCTAAATATATTTGCGCTGATAGCATCGAAAAAATATAGGCAAGCCCATGCATGCCCACTCCCAGCATCAGCCACGCTTCAGAATGCAGCTGAATACCGATAATGAAACACCCGTAACGTAGCCCCCAGGTAAGCAAGCCCACAAAAATGATGTACTTCAATCGCCAGCGTAAAAAAAACCACGGGAGCGTAAGCATAAAAATAGCCTCGGTGATCTGTCCTAGCGCCATTTTCCCAGCGGCATTGGTCACCCCAAATTCGTTCAAAAATGAATTGACGAAACTGTAATAATAGGAAGAAGGAATACAAATGAGCGCGATAGCAACGATCATCACCACCAAAGAACGATCCTTAAACAAAGCCTGCATTTCAGGACCGCGTAGGCTTTGCCAGAGATTTTCTTTCCTCTTCTGCGGAGGTGTCGACGGCAACGTCAAAGCATATAGCCCTTGTAATACCGAGCACGTAGCCGCAATCTGAAAGGGCAATACCTGGTCTTCTACTTTCAGCCAGCTGATCAACAAGCCTACCAGGATCCAGGAAATCGTACCCCACACCCTGATCCGGGGAAAATCACGTTTGGTATCTTCAATATGATGAAAACATAGGGCATTGGACAAGCTAAACGTAGGTAAAAAACAAAGTACGTAAAGCAGGATCAACGGGTAGAACCAGGCAAACTCCTTCATTTGTGCTACTAAAAACAGTAAGCCACCACCCAAAAAATGAAGTAAAGCCAGGATTTTTTCGGTAGAAAAAAAGCGATCCGCTAAAATACCCAAAAGGAAGGGAGAGATCGTGGCGGCGATAGCCGTAGTACCATAAACCATCCCTACTTCCAGGCCACTAAACCCCAAGGTACCTTGTAGATAAGTGCCCGCTGTTACGAACCAGCTACCCCAGATAAAGAATTGCAGGAACTGTAATACGGAAAGTCGGAAATGGAGGTACGGAATCATCCGCGAAATTACAAAGGATTTCCACAAACTTAACATCTGTGGAAATCCATTTTATCCGTTCGATCTATGGCCTATCACGTTTAGCTGGATAGAACACGGATTTGACAGGATTTAACGGATCTACACGGTTCTCTTTTTTAAAAAAATCTGCGTAAATCCGTCTGATCCGTTCCATCCGCGTTCTATCCTGATTTTAGCAGGCGCTCACTATTCTGGTGACTTTGCCCGCCGATACGGAATAACTTACCAGCCCGGAATCAAGTTCAGGCCAAATACTCCACGGGTGTTTTTTACTAATGGAACCGCATAATAAGGCTCCAAGACCAATGCCCCAAAAAGGTTGATCCTCAAAGATGCTCCCGCCGTAAAAATAGGCTTGACCTGAGGATAAGCTACAAAAGGATTACCCGTATCTGGGTTAATCAAGGGCTCTCCGTTTCGATCAAGCGTATAGATAGGGCCACTAAGTTGCTCATTCTGGGTCCAGGCAATACCTCCGTCTACGAAGAGATTAAAATCCGAGAACAGGGCTTTTGATTTGATCAGTGCCAACTGCTCTGGCCCCGTGAACGGTAAGCGTACCTCGAAACTGGAAACAAGAATTTTAGAACCCGTCAGTTCGTCAAAATTACGTCCAGAGCCTAAGAAAATCTCTTGTCCTGCGGCTGTGTTCAAACCGCGGATGAACCAGGGGAAACCCAAATACTGCGGGAAGAGTTGGTCACTATTTCCTCCATAACGACCAAAGTGGGTGGCCCGAAAAGCAAAGCTAACCGGCCGCACAAATTCGTACTTACGAAAATCTACCGTCGCAGAAGTGAAGTTAAATTCATCAAAATACTTCCCTAAAGCGACACGATAACGGTGCCCGTTGAGGGGAGCCGCCATGCCAAAAGAAGAATTATCGCTTACCCAAGCTGCTTCCAGTTGCCCGATTTGAAAACCAGGAATACTTTCAATTTTGTTACGATCTTGCCCGACTAAGAAGAAAGTGTTGGGTTGGTAATAGAAATCCCGTCGATCTAGCCGTCCAGAGTAGAGGGCGTAGCTGGCGTTCAATTCTACGCGCATCGTACTGGAAAGCGGAAGTTGACCAAATACACCGAGTTGTTCCTGGAAGATTCGGGTTTCAAACAACGATTGACGATCTACCAGCGAAAAGGGTTCACCATTATCATCGAAAAGAGTGTCCCGCAATTCTATCTCACTTCCATTAAAACTACGGAAAGGTTGGTGAGAAAGGGAAACGCCCCAATTGATACGGTTTTTGCGGTTGATATAAGCCACCACACCACCAACATCTATCAGCTCACCATTCATCGCTATACTGGTAAAGAATTGGTTGTTGCCCAGGATATCACTAAACATCAAATCTACGCCTCCAGCTACACCAGTGGTCGTCCCAAAAGTCTGATTGCTACCGATACCTACGCCGCCACCGCCACCGATGTAGTCTAGCTTAAATTTAGACTTATATGCTGCCGATTGTAAAGAAAGGGTGTCACTTATATCATTGCCCGCAGTATTGACCGCCAATAGCGGATCGACAATGCTTGGTGCACGTTTATTTACGCGCGGTAAAGTAGCAGCGGCCATATCTACCTCCGTAGGATTTACCACCTTGGTCAACAAATCCTCTGCTTCAGCTTGGTAAATACGGTAGCCTTGCGAACTAAAGTAGGTATACACCAGCCGGTTTTGTTTCCTATCAATACTGAAAGCAGGTGAAAAGTGGGTGATTCCACTCACACCCGTGAGCAAATCTGTCAACTGCACCATTTGTCCGCTTGCTTTCTCGAAGCGGTATAAATTGCGGTAACCGTCACGGTTAGAAAGGAAGACAATATTCCCGTTGGCATCTTCCTCTGGATTCAGGTTGTCAGCCCCAGGGAAGAAAGGATAGTTGGTGACCACACCCGATGCGACATCCAGCTCCGCAATATTGAAGTGATACTTGCCATAAGTGCGGTTTTCCTCCTGCATACTGGTTGCATCAGTAGCAAAATAAAGGCGTCGTCCATCTTCTGACCAGCTAGCGTGTAACTCCGAAGAAGGATTATCCGTCAGTTGGGTCACCTTTTTGGTACGAATATCAAAAGCGTACAAGTCGATCTGGCCATTTACCAGCCCCGTTACAACGATGGTTCGGCGATCTGGCGACCAGGCAGGATTACTGAAGGCAGGCACCCCCGGAATAGGCTCCTCAAAAGTTGTCTTACCCGTTTCGGCGTCACTAATAATAAGGATATTGTCACCCTTTGCCACTCCTACGTAGGCAAACTCCTGACTATTAGGTGACCAGGTGCCGGAAGATTCGATGTAGTTAAAATCATCAATATGGCCACTGCGGGTACTGCTAGCGACTTTGCGAATGATTTTTCCAGTCCGAGCTTCTGCTAAGAACAGGTCGATCCCGAAAACGTCTTTCTCAGAGAGGAAAATTACGTAGCGACCATTAGGGCTAATTTCCGGGGCAATATTCAAGCGGCCACCATTTTTATTATCCTTACTTATAAGCTCTTTCCCAGGAAACTGCTCTGTACGGCCATCAATCATTTTTTGATAATGATCAACGATACTGTTTTTCCACAACTTAGAAAGATCTTCGCTGGTCAGGCCGAGCACCCGCTTGGAGGCAATGTCAAAACCGTACTTGGCGGTCTCTTGAAAAAACGGCGCAATGACATCATCACCCTTAAGGCCCGTAACGAATACCCAAAACATTTGTCCATAACGATAAGGAAAATATTTGGGGTTGTTGAGTTGCTTAAGGGTCGGGAAATCATCGTGCAAAACAGCGTCACGCATCCACATGGCAGTA is a window from the Lewinella sp. LCG006 genome containing:
- a CDS encoding alanine/glycine:cation symporter family protein; the protein is MDLQQLKEMLDAVLQPVMITMLLGTGLWLTIRLGLIQFRRFAHGVAVASGKYDDADDPGDVSHFQALTTALSATVGIGNIAGVAIAIHWGGPGALFWMWVTAVLGMATKYGEVTLAQHFREVDAKGNIAGGPMYYIEKGLGPRWKPVAMLVAGALMLTAFLSGNAIQANSIADLAQTELGVAPAWTGLLSSILVGVVILGGIQRIGKVTSIIAPVMALLYVGGGLAVLFIHAESILPAFQLIFTEAFNPTAGVAGTGVGVFLQTMMWGIRRGLFSNEAGQGSAPIAHSAAKTQEPASEGVVALIEPFIDTLVICTITGLVIISTGVWSVTTPTTLALSGGDMSIVNTEGLALSAEEQAIMEELAYEDGVPKEEQAYQLAWHEVAVARLYVDMEQQTPFTGTISTAEGLAYLSNGEKRTELYGQAVENGAPLTRLAYVSVLGTTGSVIVGLCVFLFGISTSISWSYYGDRCVHYLFGERGIMPYKVIYVIMHFVGAITALNVIWGLGDLVLAFVTIPNVLALVLLSGTIKKLTDRYFEKRRED
- a CDS encoding amidohydrolase, translated to MQSFWPPLLFLMFYSTVVGFAQTNFSPSEQQLLRQLEEKAPHYNAVAQQIWTWAELGYQEEKSSALLQEELAKAGFKIEQGVADIPTAFVASYGSGSPVIGVLGEFDALPGVSQAAVPYPLARENAPNGHACGHHLFGTASVAAAIAVKDWLKDSGQAGTIRFYGTPAEEGGAGKVYMTRAGLFADVDAVLHWHPGDGNSADPGSTLANMSAKFRFYGKASHAAAAPERGRSALDGVEAMNYMVNMMREHVSEKTRIHYVITRGGEAPNVVPAFAEAFYYVRHPDRAEVKQLFQRLVKAAEGAAIGTATRMEYEIIHGSYNLLPNKTLAEIMYASLQRVGGVSYNKEEQAFADSIWQTLGRPEVPLAQAIEVAPFTAEPSVYPASTDVGDVSWVTPTTGLRTATWVPGTSAHSWQAVACGGTSIGHKGMLVAAKTISLTAMQLFLNPDLCEQAKQELTQRTGKDFKYESLLGDREPPLDYRE
- a CDS encoding MFS transporter gives rise to the protein MLSLWKSFVISRMIPYLHFRLSVLQFLQFFIWGSWFVTAGTYLQGTLGFSGLEVGMVYGTTAIAATISPFLLGILADRFFSTEKILALLHFLGGGLLFLVAQMKEFAWFYPLILLYVLCFLPTFSLSNALCFHHIEDTKRDFPRIRVWGTISWILVGLLISWLKVEDQVLPFQIAATCSVLQGLYALTLPSTPPQKRKENLWQSLRGPEMQALFKDRSLVVMIVAIALICIPSSYYYSFVNSFLNEFGVTNAAGKMALGQITEAIFMLTLPWFFLRWRLKYIIFVGLLTWGLRYGCFIIGIQLHSEAWLMLGVGMHGLAYIFSMLSAQIYLDTRVPVHLRGTGQGFYSLLTLGIGVFIGSTIAGQTVSAHTLADHSHNWTQIWLLPTWFGVAVAFGFLYFFKGKQRA